A single region of the Rhodothermia bacterium genome encodes:
- a CDS encoding phytanoyl-CoA dioxygenase family protein encodes MNLINEAFERDGYYLAKGVYTAQEISALEAEFDRIVSQIRTVKQESVNARWAGKEMERLDGGDSIIYHTHNVQQFSALWLRALLSPAFLDVATSILGEDVVLHHTKLFQKPAEKGSPFPMHQDWNYFPSVKDTMIAGIIHVGEATDEMGCIRVYPGTHKLGRILNTDGQHESELLAQYPIENATVVEAEAGDVVFFHYFTLHGSMPNRSQKVRKTVLAQMYAGDDRIEDGITHPDERLVLSGWNHHATRGSAGQQK; translated from the coding sequence ATGAACCTCATCAATGAAGCCTTTGAGCGCGATGGCTACTACTTGGCCAAGGGCGTATATACGGCACAAGAAATTAGCGCACTTGAGGCGGAGTTTGACCGAATTGTGAGCCAGATTAGGACTGTTAAACAAGAATCGGTAAACGCACGTTGGGCCGGAAAAGAGATGGAACGGCTCGATGGAGGTGATAGTATTATCTACCACACCCACAATGTGCAACAGTTTTCTGCTTTGTGGCTCCGCGCCTTGTTATCTCCAGCATTTTTAGACGTCGCAACGTCTATACTGGGGGAAGATGTGGTCTTGCATCACACCAAACTTTTCCAAAAACCTGCCGAAAAAGGCTCGCCATTCCCCATGCACCAAGATTGGAACTATTTCCCTTCGGTCAAAGATACCATGATTGCTGGGATTATCCATGTTGGCGAGGCGACCGATGAAATGGGGTGTATCCGTGTCTATCCAGGAACACACAAATTAGGCCGCATCTTAAATACGGATGGGCAGCATGAGTCCGAATTATTGGCCCAATATCCCATTGAAAATGCAACTGTGGTAGAAGCCGAGGCCGGCGATGTTGTGTTTTTCCATTACTTTACGCTGCATGGTTCCATGCCAAATCGGTCGCAGAAGGTGCGAAAAACCGTTTTGGCACAAATGTATGCTGGCGACGACCGCATTGAAGACGGGATCACGCATCCAGATGAACGGCTTGTATTAAGTGGTTGGAACCACCACGCAACTCGCGGTTCGGCTGGTCAACAAAAATAG
- a CDS encoding Na+:solute symporter encodes MQFTSIDWAIMVAFFVFSMLIGVWSSRQASKNYKAFFLADQNMSWWLLGISLVATTFSTDTPNLVTDIVRTQGAFGNWVWWAFLLTGMLTVFLYAKLWRRSGVMTDVEFYELRYSGPEAAFLRGFRAAYLGLLFNVFVMATVTLAAIKIGGVMMGWTPLQTVLIAASITMIYSALGGLMGVLLTDLFQFVIAMLGSVFAAIYLVNLPEVGGLSNLLSHPNVVPKMTFLPDPSSIGAGEILTIFLIPVAVQWWASYYPGAEPGGGSYVVQRMLSAKDEKNAVTATLLFQGMHYALRPWPWILVAFASLIVFPDVASIAAKYPHLDPQIIKNDLAYPAMMTFLPAGLIGMVVTSLAAAYMSTMSSQTNYGSSILVNDLYHRFINPNATDKELVWVGRLSTVLLMVLSCTMALFLENALQAFDLILLIGAGTGLIYLLRWFWWRINAMTEIVAMVVSFVVALLLKFSALGTMVPDWSHLIVTVAFTSVAWVITALVSKPTSDEKLISFYTKIKPSGPGWEPIAEKARAAGHDISGVKNDFGVGLLCSVGGLMSIYGLLFATGFILYGNWLSGVIWLLVAGGGLMTIRKYWSSLSFE; translated from the coding sequence ATGCAGTTTACCTCAATTGACTGGGCCATAATGGTGGCCTTTTTCGTCTTTTCAATGCTTATCGGTGTTTGGTCTTCACGCCAAGCCAGTAAAAACTATAAGGCGTTTTTTCTGGCGGATCAGAATATGAGTTGGTGGCTTTTGGGCATTTCACTGGTTGCCACTACTTTTTCTACCGATACGCCAAACCTTGTAACGGATATTGTCCGAACACAAGGAGCTTTCGGGAACTGGGTTTGGTGGGCCTTTCTCCTAACGGGTATGCTAACGGTTTTTCTCTATGCCAAACTTTGGCGCCGATCTGGGGTGATGACCGATGTAGAGTTCTATGAACTTAGGTACTCTGGGCCGGAAGCAGCCTTTTTAAGAGGGTTCCGTGCCGCATATTTGGGTTTGTTGTTCAATGTTTTTGTGATGGCCACCGTAACACTTGCCGCCATTAAAATCGGTGGGGTCATGATGGGGTGGACGCCGCTCCAAACGGTTTTGATTGCAGCATCAATTACCATGATCTATTCCGCATTGGGCGGGTTAATGGGGGTCTTACTGACGGACTTGTTTCAATTTGTTATCGCCATGTTAGGCTCGGTGTTTGCTGCTATTTATCTGGTTAATCTCCCAGAAGTTGGTGGACTCTCGAACCTGCTTTCACACCCCAATGTTGTGCCCAAAATGACCTTCCTTCCAGACCCAAGTAGCATTGGCGCGGGCGAAATCTTAACCATTTTCCTCATCCCGGTTGCTGTACAGTGGTGGGCATCGTATTATCCGGGCGCAGAACCCGGTGGTGGAAGTTACGTGGTACAGCGGATGCTCTCGGCAAAGGATGAGAAAAATGCGGTTACGGCAACCTTGCTTTTTCAAGGAATGCACTATGCGCTACGCCCGTGGCCTTGGATATTGGTGGCCTTTGCTTCGCTTATTGTGTTTCCAGATGTTGCCAGTATTGCCGCCAAATACCCACATTTAGACCCGCAAATCATCAAGAATGACCTCGCATATCCGGCCATGATGACGTTCCTGCCAGCGGGATTAATTGGAATGGTCGTGACCTCGTTGGCGGCGGCATATATGTCCACAATGTCTTCACAAACCAATTACGGCTCCTCCATTTTAGTGAATGACTTGTACCATCGCTTCATCAATCCAAATGCTACGGATAAGGAATTGGTTTGGGTGGGCCGCCTCTCAACCGTATTGCTGATGGTGCTTTCTTGCACCATGGCACTTTTTCTTGAAAATGCGCTCCAAGCGTTTGATCTGATTTTGCTCATCGGCGCAGGAACAGGATTGATTTATCTGCTCCGGTGGTTTTGGTGGCGGATTAATGCCATGACCGAGATTGTGGCAATGGTAGTGTCGTTTGTGGTTGCGCTCCTCCTAAAATTTTCGGCTTTGGGAACGATGGTTCCGGATTGGTCTCATCTCATTGTGACGGTTGCGTTTACCTCTGTTGCATGGGTGATAACGGCTTTGGTGAGCAAGCCAACTTCCGACGAAAAACTAATCTCTTTCTATACCAAAATTAAGCCTTCCGGGCCGGGTTGGGAGCCGATTGCAGAAAAAGCACGCGCCGCTGGTCACGATATTAGCGGGGTGAAAAATGACTTTGGTGTTGGGCTGCTTTGCTCGGTTGGTGGCCTAATGTCTATCTACGGCTTGCTGTTTGCAACGGGTTTTATCCTTTATGGGAATTGGCTGTCTGGCGTGATCTGGCTATTAGTGGCTGGTGGTGGTCTTATGACCATTCGGAAATACTGGAGCAGCCTTTCGTTTGAATAA
- a CDS encoding alpha/beta fold hydrolase, which translates to MSKKIFSFLFLCMVTVGFVAAQPRGKALYQAMTSGAPTTMSGTTMVRWHPKEAVMLVYESGQQGKTETAQWYKVDPVTKSKTLLFDEAQRTALLRQYNELTKLNVNTLPFTQRLQFTKSGEGIFFNAEKKNFVFDLKSQKLRELKHPEVKKQPGTDGLMRNMAGSQLWNGEYSPDYNWFAYVVDYDLYVADTRNGKAYRITNDGSENIFNGRPNWVYPEEFDQQTAYWWSPDSKKLAFYRSDETAVWKYPLVRDNKPEAELELQSYPKAGEPNPTVKLFIAEIPTGKKIELATNSTADNYFVRPTWTLDSKELTFQRVNRQQNVVELLAADAKKGAIRTILTEQEPYFVNLQDDYFQFEDGKGFLWSSERSGYRQLYTYDWKGNLLKTLTSGTKPVQNVVRVDEKGGWVYYLVNDNMGMETTFMRTKLDRNGPVQVLTTVPGSHSISMDQTATFYTDTFSNFSTPTTSNLHNADGALIENRATSKTDKVDAWKLEKPELVVVKAADNSTDLPGILYRPAGYNPAKKYPLVVSVYGGPHSKAIRNSYNMASNLQALAQLGYIVWHVDNRGLVGRGKDFETATYRKLGIVDLDDQTAAIKQICAKFSFIDCTRVGIYGHSYGGYMSALAVLREPEVYHVAVAGAPVTDWRNYDTIYTERYMFTPQENKKGYDDGSTMAYAKNLKGKLLLVHGTIDNNVHPGNTMQLIEALVKEGKKFDLMMYPLNRHGIGDASGRHYNNLRLDYFEQHLKPEPVE; encoded by the coding sequence ATGTCTAAAAAAATATTTTCATTTCTTTTTCTGTGTATGGTCACGGTTGGCTTTGTGGCTGCCCAACCACGCGGAAAAGCCTTGTACCAAGCCATGACCTCAGGCGCACCAACGACCATGAGTGGCACTACAATGGTGCGGTGGCATCCTAAAGAAGCCGTGATGTTGGTTTACGAAAGTGGTCAACAAGGGAAAACCGAAACCGCACAATGGTACAAAGTAGATCCCGTAACAAAGTCGAAAACTTTGCTTTTTGACGAAGCCCAACGAACGGCCCTCCTGCGTCAATACAACGAACTGACCAAGCTCAATGTCAACACGTTGCCCTTTACACAAAGGCTACAGTTTACAAAAAGTGGTGAGGGCATCTTTTTCAATGCGGAAAAGAAAAACTTTGTCTTTGACCTCAAAAGCCAAAAACTCCGCGAACTAAAACACCCAGAGGTCAAAAAACAACCCGGAACAGATGGCTTAATGCGCAATATGGCCGGTAGCCAATTGTGGAACGGGGAATATTCTCCAGATTACAATTGGTTTGCTTATGTGGTGGATTATGACCTGTACGTGGCCGATACCCGTAATGGCAAAGCTTATCGCATCACCAATGATGGCAGCGAAAACATCTTTAATGGGCGTCCAAACTGGGTATATCCAGAAGAGTTTGACCAACAGACGGCCTATTGGTGGTCGCCTGACAGCAAAAAATTGGCGTTTTATCGCTCGGACGAAACAGCCGTTTGGAAATATCCGTTAGTGCGCGACAATAAACCCGAAGCCGAATTGGAATTGCAAAGCTACCCCAAAGCAGGTGAGCCAAACCCAACCGTCAAATTATTTATCGCCGAAATCCCAACGGGAAAAAAGATTGAATTGGCCACCAATAGCACCGCTGACAATTATTTTGTTCGCCCAACATGGACGTTAGACAGCAAAGAACTGACTTTCCAGCGTGTTAATCGCCAACAAAATGTGGTGGAACTTTTGGCCGCAGATGCAAAGAAAGGCGCTATCCGAACCATCCTCACCGAGCAAGAACCTTATTTTGTGAACCTGCAAGACGATTATTTCCAGTTCGAGGATGGTAAAGGCTTCCTCTGGAGTTCGGAACGCAGTGGATACCGACAACTTTATACCTACGACTGGAAAGGAAACCTCCTCAAAACCCTAACGAGTGGCACAAAACCCGTACAAAACGTAGTGCGTGTGGATGAAAAAGGGGGATGGGTCTATTATTTGGTGAATGACAATATGGGCATGGAAACAACCTTTATGCGCACCAAATTAGATCGTAATGGACCAGTACAAGTCCTGACAACTGTGCCCGGAAGCCATAGCATTTCTATGGATCAAACGGCGACTTTTTATACTGACACCTTCTCCAATTTCAGCACACCAACCACCTCCAATTTGCACAACGCAGATGGAGCACTGATCGAAAATCGAGCCACCTCCAAAACCGATAAAGTGGATGCTTGGAAACTCGAAAAGCCCGAATTGGTGGTCGTAAAAGCAGCCGATAATTCCACCGATCTTCCGGGGATTTTATACCGTCCCGCAGGATATAATCCCGCAAAAAAATACCCACTCGTGGTAAGTGTGTATGGTGGCCCGCACTCCAAGGCCATCCGTAACAGCTACAACATGGCGAGTAACCTTCAAGCATTGGCACAGTTGGGCTACATCGTCTGGCATGTGGATAACCGAGGGCTGGTTGGTCGCGGCAAAGATTTTGAAACCGCAACCTACCGCAAATTGGGCATTGTGGACTTAGACGACCAAACGGCGGCCATCAAACAAATTTGCGCCAAATTCAGCTTCATAGACTGTACCCGAGTAGGTATCTATGGCCATTCTTATGGCGGCTATATGAGCGCCTTGGCTGTACTCCGCGAACCAGAGGTGTATCATGTGGCCGTAGCAGGTGCTCCCGTTACCGACTGGCGCAACTACGATACCATCTATACCGAACGGTACATGTTTACCCCACAAGAAAACAAAAAAGGCTATGACGATGGTTCTACAATGGCCTATGCAAAAAACCTAAAGGGCAAACTCCTCTTGGTGCATGGAACCATTGACAACAATGTTCATCCCGGAAACACCATGCAACTGATTGAAGCATTGGTCAAAGAAGGCAAAAAATTTGACCTGATGATGTACCCACTCAATCGGCACGGAATTGGGGACGCTTCCGGAAGACATTATAACAACTTGCGCCTCGATTATTTTGAGCAGCACCTCAAGCCCGAACCCGTAGAATAA
- a CDS encoding phytanoyl-CoA dioxygenase family protein → MQHVKQQYETEGYLIYRDVIDKALAEETRQHVFWLLEQHPESRPEQLHHNMLVNDPFMWRLAGDDRLLDIAAQFIGEEVALFAAHYIAKAPKTGQKVLWHQDGSYWPLEPMEVVTLWLAATPSTPENGCMRIIPGTHRESLVSWEELRQHDDGDNVLGSGLDPKSIDDSLAIDLNLQAGDVSIHNPNIIHGSDANFSDQWRIGLTLRYIPVTTKILNNDHPAILFRGKAREGINVYASKPIFDPKKHFVFKGWEAF, encoded by the coding sequence ATGCAACACGTCAAGCAACAATACGAAACAGAAGGCTATCTGATTTACCGCGATGTCATAGACAAAGCACTTGCTGAAGAAACCCGACAACATGTGTTTTGGCTTCTTGAACAGCATCCCGAAAGCCGACCAGAACAATTACACCACAACATGCTCGTGAATGATCCGTTTATGTGGCGTTTGGCTGGCGACGACCGATTGTTGGACATTGCAGCGCAGTTTATCGGCGAGGAGGTGGCCTTATTTGCCGCACACTATATTGCCAAAGCCCCAAAAACAGGGCAAAAAGTATTGTGGCATCAAGACGGCAGTTACTGGCCCTTAGAACCGATGGAGGTGGTTACGCTTTGGTTGGCGGCGACCCCATCTACGCCAGAAAACGGTTGTATGCGCATCATTCCGGGCACACATCGGGAGTCGTTGGTTTCTTGGGAGGAATTGCGGCAGCATGACGATGGCGACAATGTACTTGGGTCGGGCTTAGACCCCAAAAGCATTGACGATTCTTTGGCGATAGACTTAAATTTGCAAGCTGGAGATGTGTCTATTCATAATCCAAACATCATTCATGGTTCCGATGCCAATTTCTCCGATCAATGGCGGATTGGTTTAACACTGCGATACATACCGGTTACAACCAAAATTTTGAACAACGACCATCCCGCTATTCTTTTTCGTGGAAAGGCAAGGGAGGGTATTAATGTGTATGCCTCGAAGCCCATCTTTGACCCGAAAAAGCATTTCGTTTTTAAGGGTTGGGAGGCTTTCTAA
- a CDS encoding Gfo/Idh/MocA family oxidoreductase, translating into MENSRRHFLKRGAAGLAATTLGLTGCAGPMQAASGLNPQDPSERAKAMTKPPVMPLATAPIPVVKMGFVGVGGMGTVHVQNFLALEGVEVKAICDINAANAKRSHDLAVAAGQKPPTLYTNGPRDFERMIDTEDLDLVFTATPWEWHVPVALYAMKNGKHIASEVPFAYKIDDCWALVEHAEKFGKHCVMMENCNYDRFELLMYNLKMKGLLGEILHGECGYLHDLRDIKFSDEGEGLWRRAHAWERNGNLYPTHGLGPIANLMDINRGDQLDYLVSMSGPSRGLQEWAKDHYPEGHAKRKETFKLGDINVSMIKTHRGRTIYLSHDTNLPRPYSRIKLIQGTKGILQGHPDRVYIEGKSVNAHRWDEAKTWYPEYEHPLWKNEKLSGSKTGHGGMDYMEDYRLIKCLQQGLPTDMNVYDAAMHSAICELTEISVANGSQPIKVPDFTRGRWKEWAAWGLVE; encoded by the coding sequence ATGGAAAACTCACGTCGTCATTTTTTGAAGCGAGGGGCTGCGGGTCTGGCCGCCACCACGTTAGGGCTTACAGGTTGTGCTGGCCCAATGCAAGCCGCAAGTGGGCTTAACCCTCAAGACCCGTCGGAACGTGCAAAAGCGATGACCAAGCCGCCTGTCATGCCCTTGGCCACAGCCCCAATTCCGGTGGTCAAAATGGGGTTTGTGGGTGTGGGAGGCATGGGAACCGTACACGTGCAAAACTTTCTGGCACTCGAAGGGGTGGAAGTAAAGGCTATTTGCGACATCAATGCGGCAAACGCCAAACGTTCCCACGACTTAGCGGTGGCCGCCGGACAAAAACCACCAACGCTCTATACCAACGGGCCACGCGACTTCGAGCGCATGATAGATACCGAAGACTTGGACTTGGTTTTTACCGCAACACCTTGGGAATGGCACGTTCCAGTGGCTTTATATGCCATGAAAAACGGCAAACACATTGCCAGTGAAGTCCCCTTTGCCTATAAAATAGATGATTGCTGGGCTTTGGTGGAGCACGCCGAAAAATTCGGAAAGCACTGCGTAATGATGGAGAATTGCAACTATGACCGCTTCGAACTGCTCATGTATAACCTGAAAATGAAAGGACTTTTGGGAGAAATCCTGCATGGCGAGTGTGGTTATCTGCATGATTTACGCGACATCAAATTCTCGGATGAAGGCGAGGGCTTGTGGCGGCGTGCCCATGCTTGGGAAAGAAACGGAAACCTATACCCCACACATGGCCTTGGCCCGATTGCCAACCTGATGGACATCAATCGCGGGGATCAATTGGATTATTTGGTTTCCATGAGCGGCCCATCACGCGGTTTACAAGAATGGGCAAAAGACCATTACCCAGAAGGCCATGCAAAGCGGAAAGAGACCTTCAAATTGGGTGATATTAATGTCTCGATGATCAAAACACACCGAGGGCGCACCATTTACCTTAGCCATGATACCAACTTACCACGTCCTTACAGCCGGATAAAACTGATACAAGGAACCAAAGGGATCTTACAAGGCCATCCAGACCGGGTATATATCGAGGGCAAAAGCGTAAATGCCCACCGTTGGGACGAAGCAAAAACGTGGTATCCAGAATATGAACATCCGCTCTGGAAAAACGAAAAACTTTCCGGTAGCAAAACTGGACATGGTGGGATGGACTATATGGAAGACTACCGCTTAATCAAGTGCCTACAACAAGGACTGCCTACAGATATGAATGTTTATGATGCCGCCATGCACTCTGCCATCTGTGAATTGACGGAAATCTCGGTCGCAAACGGTAGCCAACCTATTAAAGTGCCGGACTTTACCCGTGGCCGCTGGAAGGAGTGGGCTGCGTGGGGATTGGTAGAATAA
- a CDS encoding phytanoyl-CoA dioxygenase family protein produces MNTTLLPTEQDVAFYQKNGYWISPKIFSDEALEEIRKHHARVIEGEYETGRTPHYNSHEAGTPLDKMIKIDNAHWSDAVIAKTVLNPIIGKMAALLSGSKGIRLWHDQLLYKPSQKVGTGAVGWHQDHHYWQCATPHHMLTAWIALVDVNEENGCMEVVPESQNWGLINNNDFFDHDLDSLQKRIESETGKPFQPVSCLLPAGAVSFHHCRVLHGSRPNLSDAPRLSLVAHLMPDGTRYKANTPSDPHMNVRLLSGKDGDPFAGSYFPILWREEGNANPWLSNEG; encoded by the coding sequence ATGAATACCACCCTTTTACCTACGGAACAAGATGTGGCGTTTTACCAGAAAAACGGTTATTGGATTTCGCCTAAAATTTTCTCGGACGAAGCACTCGAAGAAATTCGGAAACACCATGCACGGGTCATCGAGGGTGAATACGAAACCGGACGTACACCGCATTACAACAGCCACGAGGCCGGAACCCCGCTCGACAAAATGATCAAGATTGATAACGCACATTGGTCTGACGCTGTGATCGCAAAAACGGTCTTAAATCCCATTATCGGAAAAATGGCCGCCCTCCTTTCCGGTTCAAAAGGCATAAGACTTTGGCACGATCAATTGTTATACAAACCTTCTCAAAAAGTAGGAACGGGAGCCGTTGGCTGGCATCAAGACCACCACTATTGGCAATGTGCTACCCCACACCACATGCTAACGGCGTGGATCGCATTGGTGGATGTGAACGAGGAAAACGGATGTATGGAAGTGGTTCCAGAGAGCCAGAACTGGGGATTGATCAACAACAATGACTTTTTTGACCATGACTTAGACAGCCTACAAAAACGCATCGAGTCCGAAACCGGAAAACCTTTCCAACCAGTCTCGTGCCTTCTTCCTGCCGGAGCCGTGAGTTTCCACCATTGCCGTGTGCTTCACGGTAGCCGCCCCAATCTGAGTGATGCCCCACGCCTCTCTTTGGTGGCACACCTTATGCCCGACGGTACACGATACAAGGCAAACACCCCATCAGATCCGCACATGAATGTCCGGTTGCTTTCCGGAAAAGACGGCGATCCCTTTGCGGGATCGTATTTCCCAATTTTATGGCGCGAAGAGGGCAATGCCAACCCATGGCTAAGCAATGAGGGATAA
- the prfB gene encoding peptide chain release factor 2, whose amino-acid sequence MRTLEAKRLEPDFWDDPDAARQTEKMVSDEKSWVVMYDELYRKLEDVETLTELVAEDPDPELIAEVEVEEKALAELLENAEIRSMLTEPDDHRNAILNINSGAGGTESQDWSEMLMRMYIRWGESKGYTVNTLEYQEGEVAGIKSCTLRFEGPSAFGYLKAESGVHRLVRISPFDSNARRHTSFASVFVFPEVDDTIEISLNSDDIEMQVFRSGGKGGQNVNKVSSGVRLIWTGKLSDGRAERVVAECTEERSQLQNREKCMMMLKSRVYLLEREIQDAARNQLEKGKKKIEWGSQIRSYVFQPYTMVNDHRIEMKSTNIQAVMDGDLDPFIKGYLMATALSDSGA is encoded by the coding sequence ATCCGAACGTTAGAAGCAAAACGGCTGGAGCCAGACTTCTGGGATGATCCAGATGCCGCTCGACAAACCGAGAAAATGGTCTCCGACGAAAAAAGTTGGGTCGTTATGTACGACGAACTCTATCGTAAATTGGAAGACGTAGAGACCTTGACAGAGTTGGTGGCCGAAGACCCCGATCCAGAATTGATTGCCGAAGTGGAGGTGGAAGAAAAGGCACTCGCCGAGTTGCTCGAAAATGCCGAAATCCGCTCCATGTTAACCGAGCCAGACGACCACCGGAATGCGATTCTCAACATCAACTCCGGTGCGGGGGGCACAGAGTCCCAAGATTGGTCTGAAATGCTCATGCGGATGTATATCCGTTGGGGCGAAAGCAAGGGCTATACTGTAAATACATTGGAATATCAAGAAGGCGAAGTGGCTGGCATCAAGTCCTGTACGTTACGCTTCGAGGGGCCTTCCGCTTTCGGTTATCTCAAGGCGGAATCAGGCGTTCATCGTTTGGTTAGGATTTCCCCCTTCGACTCCAATGCGCGGCGACACACCTCTTTCGCTTCGGTCTTTGTCTTTCCTGAAGTGGATGATACCATAGAAATCTCCCTAAATTCGGACGATATCGAGATGCAAGTTTTTCGATCCGGCGGGAAGGGTGGCCAAAACGTCAATAAAGTTTCTTCCGGCGTGCGGTTGATTTGGACGGGCAAACTCTCGGATGGACGGGCAGAGCGTGTGGTTGCGGAGTGTACCGAGGAGCGCAGCCAGCTCCAAAACCGCGAGAAATGTATGATGATGCTTAAAAGCCGTGTCTATTTGCTGGAGCGGGAAATACAAGACGCGGCAAGAAACCAACTGGAAAAGGGAAAAAAGAAAATTGAATGGGGAAGCCAAATCCGTTCATACGTCTTCCAACCCTATACGATGGTAAACGATCATCGCATCGAAATGAAAAGTACCAATATCCAAGCTGTGATGGATGGAGACCTTGACCCATTTATTAAAGGATACCTCATGGCTACGGCACTTAGCGATAGTGGTGCATAA
- the nadB gene encoding L-aspartate oxidase — protein MVHQFDFLVLGSGIAGLSFALKVAPYGSVAIVTKKQSADSNTNWAQGGIAAVMDPLDSFEKHIEDTLIAGAGLCKREAVEVVVKEGPGYVRELMEMGARFTQKNGSLDLGREGGHSMNRIVRAEDMTGREIERALLAQIRNHPNIQVFEHHFALELITQHHLGEVVTKFRTDTQCYGAYVLDEQEDKVEVFLAKSTLLATGGGGQVYAHTTNPLVATGDGMAMAYRAKARIANMEFVQFHPTSLYRPGTSFLITEAVRGEGGLLFNQAGERFMPQYDARLELAPRDIVARAINDQMNKRGEEFVYLNISHKPKEEIIYHFPNIYEQLLAYGIDMTKDPIPVTPAAHYFCGGVMTDLEGRTSINGLFACGEVTCTGLHGANRLASNSLVEAMVFGNRAVQPAIEYARNVAFRTDIPAWDDSGTTNAEELVLITQNRKELQAVMSAYVGIVRTRLRLERAYRRTHFLFEETEGFYRRTRVSVGLCELRNLITVAYMIIKCGLQRNENRGLHYMLEYREKPKMEPRDSII, from the coding sequence ATGGTTCATCAATTTGATTTTTTGGTGCTGGGATCCGGAATTGCCGGACTGTCCTTTGCCCTAAAAGTTGCGCCGTATGGTTCCGTTGCCATTGTCACCAAAAAACAATCCGCAGATTCTAATACCAATTGGGCACAAGGCGGTATAGCAGCGGTCATGGATCCATTAGACAGTTTTGAAAAACACATTGAAGATACGTTGATTGCGGGTGCGGGCTTGTGTAAGCGAGAAGCCGTAGAGGTTGTGGTGAAGGAGGGGCCGGGATATGTGCGAGAACTGATGGAGATGGGTGCACGCTTTACGCAAAAAAACGGTTCGCTGGATTTAGGGCGCGAAGGCGGCCATTCCATGAACCGTATTGTACGTGCAGAAGACATGACTGGACGAGAAATTGAGCGGGCACTCTTGGCGCAAATTCGGAATCACCCCAATATTCAGGTCTTTGAACACCATTTTGCCCTTGAATTAATTACCCAGCACCACTTAGGCGAGGTGGTTACAAAGTTTAGAACCGATACCCAATGCTATGGCGCTTATGTTCTGGATGAACAGGAGGACAAGGTAGAGGTCTTCTTGGCGAAATCCACCCTGCTTGCAACCGGAGGCGGAGGACAGGTGTACGCACACACAACCAATCCGTTAGTGGCTACCGGAGATGGTATGGCTATGGCATATCGTGCCAAAGCGCGTATCGCTAATATGGAGTTTGTGCAGTTCCACCCCACCTCATTATATCGTCCGGGAACATCCTTCCTGATCACCGAAGCCGTTCGTGGAGAAGGGGGCTTGCTGTTCAACCAAGCCGGAGAACGCTTTATGCCACAATATGATGCGCGTTTAGAACTTGCCCCGCGTGACATCGTGGCGCGTGCTATAAATGACCAAATGAACAAACGGGGGGAAGAATTTGTCTATTTAAATATTTCCCACAAGCCTAAAGAGGAAATCATCTACCATTTCCCCAATATTTATGAACAACTTTTGGCATATGGTATAGATATGACCAAAGATCCGATTCCGGTAACACCCGCTGCACATTATTTCTGTGGTGGCGTAATGACGGATTTGGAAGGCCGCACGTCCATTAATGGATTGTTTGCCTGTGGTGAGGTAACCTGCACCGGCCTACATGGTGCAAACCGTTTGGCCTCCAATTCCTTGGTGGAAGCCATGGTCTTTGGCAATCGGGCGGTTCAGCCCGCGATCGAATATGCCCGTAACGTAGCGTTTCGGACGGATATTCCTGCATGGGATGACAGTGGGACGACCAATGCCGAAGAATTGGTGCTGATTACCCAAAACCGGAAGGAACTCCAGGCCGTGATGTCGGCTTATGTGGGCATTGTGCGTACACGCCTACGATTGGAGCGGGCATATCGTAGAACCCACTTTTTGTTTGAGGAGACAGAAGGCTTCTATCGCCGAACCCGCGTTTCGGTTGGGCTATGCGAACTCCGCAACCTGATTACGGTAGCGTATATGATTATCAAGTGTGGTCTCCAGCGGAACGAGAATCGGGGGCTACATTATATGTTGGAATACCGCGAAAAACCTAAAATGGAACCGCGTGACTCCATTATCTAA